In Leptospira bouyouniensis, the following proteins share a genomic window:
- a CDS encoding sodium-translocating pyrophosphatase, with product MNVELIIIVMALVSIATAIFYAARVVRIQVGAEGGNEKETAKLKEISAAIAEGAMAFLLREYRVILLFISFMTVLIYLLLDNPKTEFNEGIYTSIAFVSGALISCLSGFIGMKIATAGNVRTAQAAKTSLSKAFRVAFDSGAVMGFGLIGLAVLGMIGLFLLFTGANPTVAKHILMESLAGFGLGGSSVALFGRVGGGIYTKAADVGADLVGKVEKGIPEDDPRNPATIADNVGDNVGDIAGMGADLFGSAAEATCAALVIGATASALADNNSALLYPLLISAIGIPASLITTFFARVKEGGNVEKALKLQLWISTFIVAGALYFATDLFMIDSFQIGDKTITKWDVYTSVALGLFAGMFIGWITEIYTSHSYKPVREVADACDTGAATNIIYGLALGYKSTVIPVILLVIVIVVSNILAGMYGIAIAAIGMISTIAIGLTIDAYGPVSDNAGGIAEMAELGKEVRDRTDNLDAAGNTTAAVGKGFAIGSAALTSLALFAAFITRTQNASKEMGEGAIDLTSIELLDPLVFGGLLFGAMLPFIFSAMTMKSVGKAALDMVKEVRRQFKEIPGLMEGKAKPEYAKCVDISTSAALREMIPPGLLVLLSPIVVGYLFGVKSLAGLLAGALVSGVVLAISSANSGGAWDNAKKYIEKTAGGKGSEKHKAAVVGDTVGDPFKDTSGPAINILIKLMAITSLVFAEFFVTKGGIVLNFFK from the coding sequence ATGAATGTAGAGTTAATCATTATCGTCATGGCGCTTGTTTCCATAGCCACGGCGATTTTCTACGCCGCTAGGGTCGTTCGAATCCAAGTGGGCGCAGAGGGTGGCAACGAAAAAGAAACCGCCAAATTAAAAGAAATCTCCGCCGCGATCGCAGAAGGGGCTATGGCCTTCCTGCTTAGAGAATACCGAGTCATTCTGCTTTTTATCAGCTTCATGACAGTTCTCATTTACCTTTTATTAGATAACCCTAAGACAGAATTTAATGAAGGCATTTATACTTCGATCGCTTTTGTTTCGGGAGCCCTTATTTCCTGCCTTTCTGGTTTTATTGGAATGAAGATCGCAACAGCCGGAAATGTTAGAACGGCACAAGCGGCAAAAACATCTCTTTCCAAGGCGTTCCGAGTAGCGTTTGACTCCGGAGCGGTTATGGGATTTGGTCTCATCGGTCTTGCAGTCCTTGGGATGATTGGACTTTTCCTTTTATTCACTGGAGCTAATCCTACTGTCGCAAAACACATCCTTATGGAATCCCTTGCTGGTTTTGGTCTTGGTGGGTCATCCGTTGCCCTCTTTGGTCGTGTGGGTGGTGGTATTTATACAAAAGCAGCTGACGTTGGAGCTGACTTAGTCGGAAAAGTAGAAAAAGGAATCCCGGAAGATGACCCTCGTAATCCAGCAACCATTGCTGATAACGTTGGAGATAACGTAGGTGATATCGCTGGTATGGGTGCTGACCTTTTTGGTTCTGCTGCTGAAGCAACTTGTGCAGCCCTTGTGATTGGTGCTACCGCATCAGCCCTCGCTGATAATAACTCTGCACTTTTATACCCACTTTTAATTTCTGCGATTGGAATCCCTGCTTCCCTTATCACAACATTTTTTGCACGAGTGAAAGAAGGTGGAAACGTAGAAAAAGCTCTCAAACTCCAACTTTGGATTTCTACATTTATCGTTGCAGGTGCATTGTATTTTGCAACTGACCTATTTATGATTGATAGTTTCCAAATCGGCGACAAAACCATCACTAAATGGGATGTTTACACTTCAGTCGCATTAGGTTTGTTTGCTGGTATGTTCATCGGCTGGATTACAGAAATTTATACATCACACTCTTACAAACCAGTTCGTGAAGTAGCTGATGCATGTGATACTGGTGCTGCCACAAACATCATATACGGTTTAGCACTTGGTTATAAGTCTACTGTCATTCCAGTGATTTTACTTGTGATTGTGATTGTGGTTTCCAATATCCTTGCTGGTATGTACGGAATTGCCATTGCAGCCATCGGTATGATTTCTACCATTGCGATTGGTCTGACCATTGATGCATACGGCCCTGTGTCTGATAACGCGGGTGGGATTGCTGAGATGGCAGAACTTGGAAAAGAAGTTCGCGACCGCACTGACAACTTGGATGCAGCTGGAAACACAACAGCAGCTGTTGGAAAAGGTTTTGCGATTGGATCTGCAGCTCTTACTTCCTTAGCTCTTTTTGCAGCCTTTATCACAAGAACACAAAATGCTTCCAAAGAAATGGGGGAAGGTGCGATTGATTTAACTTCCATCGAACTCTTAGATCCATTGGTTTTTGGTGGTTTACTCTTCGGTGCAATGTTACCATTTATTTTCTCTGCGATGACAATGAAGTCTGTTGGAAAAGCAGCCCTTGATATGGTAAAAGAAGTTCGCCGTCAATTCAAAGAGATCCCTGGTCTTATGGAAGGAAAAGCAAAACCTGAATATGCAAAATGTGTGGATATCTCTACTTCTGCAGCTCTTCGGGAAATGATTCCTCCAGGTCTTTTAGTTCTTTTAAGCCCAATTGTCGTTGGATATTTGTTTGGTGTAAAGTCCCTTGCAGGTCTACTTGCTGGAGCTCTTGTTTCTGGTGTTGTTCTTGCGATCTCTTCCGCTAACTCAGGTGGGGCATGGGACAATGCGAAGAAATACATTGAAAAAACTGCAGGCGGAAAAGGTTCTGAAAAACACAAAGCAGCAGTGGTTGGTGATACCGTAGGTGATCCATTCAAAGATACATCTGGTCCAGCGATCAATATTCTGATCAAACTTATGGCGATCACCTCACTTGTGTTTGCTGAGTTTTTTGTAACAAAAGGTGGTATTGTTTTAAATTTCTTTAAATAA
- a CDS encoding 7-carboxy-7-deazaguanine synthase QueE: protein MFGKIHEIYSSISGEGISQGVPTVFVRFAGCSLRCGKTESKSLWCDTPYALGPNQGETKTVSNIMDEIETLDKNHGYQILLTGGEPLEGKNRDLSITIAQTIFSYRTKHGKPYPASRVETNGSEKITLDPFFIFTMDYKLPGSGMENRMDSENFQILEKRHNSLDEIKFVVRDRIDFERSIEVIREQKIQTNILYSPVHGEVDAKELVEWIKIDNPPKCRLSLQIHKVLWGNQKGV from the coding sequence ATGTTTGGAAAAATTCATGAAATCTATTCATCCATTTCTGGAGAAGGAATCTCACAAGGTGTTCCGACAGTATTTGTCCGATTTGCAGGTTGTTCCCTTCGCTGTGGAAAAACCGAATCAAAATCATTATGGTGTGACACTCCCTATGCACTCGGTCCAAACCAAGGGGAAACTAAAACAGTATCCAACATCATGGATGAAATAGAAACCTTGGACAAAAACCATGGTTATCAAATTTTACTCACTGGTGGAGAACCACTGGAAGGAAAAAACCGAGACCTTTCGATCACCATAGCACAAACTATTTTTTCCTACCGAACAAAACATGGAAAACCATATCCAGCATCCCGTGTGGAAACAAATGGCAGCGAAAAAATAACCCTCGATCCATTTTTTATTTTTACCATGGATTATAAACTCCCTGGTTCTGGGATGGAAAACCGTATGGACTCAGAAAATTTCCAGATCTTAGAAAAGAGACATAATTCACTTGACGAAATTAAGTTCGTTGTGCGAGATAGAATCGACTTTGAAAGAAGTATCGAAGTCATTCGCGAACAAAAAATACAGACAAATATATTGTATTCGCCAGTCCACGGTGAAGTGGATGCCAAAGAACTAGTTGAATGGATCAAAATAGACAACCCACCTAAGTGTCGTTTGTCGCTTCAAATTCATAAAGTTCTTTGGGGAAATCAGAAAGGAGTTTGA
- a CDS encoding SGNH/GDSL hydrolase family protein produces the protein MKKIRLIILIGMSVFLIHCDKKKDPINDLETNLLCTSFAICNGETPAKTGIIGDSWTDILFGFPIVETLRPQLENRFNYKFAGATLGGKTLQQVVSQGLQFQVIDQGGADMKVVLLSLGGNDIQANLAEYIGNVNAVQAQRFATIKANLKHLIITGNAYKIARFGGPPIKWIIHGYDYPNPYMPAVIAGSDEGCKTKFDRIGLIVPDAAVFTSTQLDAFNNLLVEITREEPSLIYVDLRNTLGGKPNSRAELMLDCIHANNIGYTLLADKLARLIYPVTNIGF, from the coding sequence ATGAAAAAAATTAGATTAATAATTTTGATAGGAATGTCTGTATTTTTGATTCATTGTGACAAAAAAAAAGATCCCATCAATGACCTAGAAACAAATCTCCTATGTACTTCCTTTGCAATTTGTAACGGAGAAACACCAGCGAAAACGGGAATCATCGGAGATAGTTGGACAGATATTTTATTTGGATTTCCAATTGTCGAAACACTTAGACCTCAATTAGAGAATCGCTTTAACTACAAATTTGCTGGGGCAACACTTGGTGGCAAAACTTTACAACAAGTAGTTAGCCAAGGACTTCAGTTCCAAGTCATCGATCAAGGTGGCGCAGATATGAAAGTTGTTTTACTTTCATTGGGTGGGAATGATATCCAAGCCAATTTAGCCGAATACATTGGAAATGTAAATGCTGTCCAAGCCCAAAGATTTGCAACTATCAAAGCTAATTTAAAACACCTGATCATCACAGGAAACGCATACAAAATTGCAAGATTCGGTGGACCACCTATCAAATGGATCATCCACGGTTATGATTACCCAAATCCATATATGCCCGCAGTCATTGCTGGTTCCGATGAAGGTTGTAAAACAAAATTTGATAGAATTGGTTTAATTGTTCCCGATGCAGCAGTTTTTACTTCAACACAACTTGATGCCTTCAATAACTTACTTGTAGAAATCACTAGAGAAGAACCTTCGCTTATCTATGTAGATTTACGTAATACTTTGGGTGGTAAACCAAATTCGAGAGCGGAGTTGATGTTGGATTGTATCCATGCAAACAATATAGGTTATACTTTACTCGCAGATAAGTTAGCAAGATTGATTTACCCTGTCACCAATATAGGATTTTAA
- a CDS encoding TRL-like family protein, with product MIQKHKFGTLQFQLVRNVSLIILTIVFQNCASSGFGTQGLLYENQRISIMETGSPTTKEGFSCAKSYLGLIAMGDASIEEAQKQGNIKEITSIELETYNFLGIYAKLCTVTKGI from the coding sequence ATGATTCAAAAACACAAGTTTGGTACATTGCAGTTCCAGTTGGTTCGAAATGTATCTTTGATCATCCTCACTATTGTTTTTCAAAATTGTGCAAGTTCCGGATTTGGAACCCAAGGCCTTCTCTATGAAAACCAAAGGATCTCAATCATGGAAACGGGTAGTCCTACGACAAAAGAAGGTTTTTCTTGTGCCAAATCCTATTTAGGACTGATTGCTATGGGGGATGCATCCATTGAAGAGGCTCAAAAACAAGGAAACATCAAAGAAATTACGTCAATTGAATTAGAAACCTATAATTTCCTCGGGATTTACGCAAAACTATGTACGGTAACAAAGGGAATTTAG
- a CDS encoding transcriptional coactivator p15/PC4 family protein, whose product MAKTGIIRDIDKGRGEVIRVEISEYKGQTFFNIRVWYTDPNGELKPTQKGIAIAPTLVSELKEAIEEAERWLA is encoded by the coding sequence ATGGCAAAAACAGGAATCATCCGAGACATTGATAAAGGTAGAGGGGAAGTCATTAGAGTAGAGATTTCCGAATATAAGGGACAAACTTTTTTTAATATTCGAGTTTGGTATACAGATCCAAACGGAGAGTTAAAACCTACACAAAAGGGGATTGCAATTGCACCAACTCTTGTGAGTGAATTAAAAGAGGCTATTGAAGAAGCTGAACGTTGGTTAGCTTAA
- a CDS encoding DEAD/DEAH box helicase — protein sequence MDIPTQLSLDFETTVEPKQSKEYGFLIDEPELGLARITKETPTSVELFFESKEIFRTVNKSNRNLQFLNQYPESLRVWEEFPKAMELALTASQLKLTYNFNKLSSLSNSRTRLLPHQIESTFIVANSLKPRFILADEVGLGKTIEAGLAVKELMFRRGLKRVLVVAPSPLLVQWQQEMKNKFNEEFAIVRRRNFVTNGPDHWRNFNKIITSIDFIKNPRYAEEILGTKWDIVVFDEAHRLRRDYSKITRGYLFAEKIARKTECLLLLTATPFRGKLEELFYLMHLVDPNILGPYHTFINDYVVGQKGDLKEKISKVLLRRRKVEVGGFTKRFAKTVRIDLSPIERAFYDETTEYVKREYNMAMGTKNRAIGFVMVVFQKLLDSSVIALLSALQKRKFMLESKFHYMKEHETNLDDWDLDETEGVEDFITELEDEEMSSFQRIKRELFTLNRLIHLGKQIKEDKKTQKLKETLYRLKKEGHKKFIIFTQFRTTQDHLQSVLEPDFKVSPFHGSLSMDEKEVAIQKFKEDYEILICTEAGGEGRNLQFANILFNYDLPWSPLKIEQRIGRIHRFGQKDNVYIFNFASKDTVAERILEVLTNKIRLFEESIGASDDLLGTIEEELDFNSSLMKFVTGTKTKEELETEFDLRIQVAQKGFEKLNALVTPKVLDFNLKDYYDHTLEEREWNNYHLEEVVSEGSKFFQNQLPGSLTVTGKGSYEYKNAEGKTKKATFDSDLALTNDSLEFMAFGHPFVEKVTELLTQSNVGRKKKYILSNNLSQKILFIFQVEFEFSLKRKDLFFIEYDLKKKKSLVLSEKPKDWVEGKTYVPEKEIPLSKLEEAFIQCFPIVESEAEIKKETLRKETLSIFQKEEYKVELSHQKTIRQLEEKLMRQEAAYKWDNRPEKKAVLHKTMKEIQRAKDEYTVEMRKIKNGAKIFHKIQLFQTYISI from the coding sequence ATGGATATCCCTACTCAGTTAAGTTTAGATTTCGAAACAACGGTTGAACCAAAACAATCGAAAGAGTATGGTTTTTTAATCGACGAACCTGAGTTAGGTCTTGCTAGAATCACGAAAGAAACTCCAACTTCCGTCGAACTATTCTTTGAATCCAAAGAAATATTTAGAACAGTAAACAAATCAAATCGTAATTTACAATTTTTAAACCAATACCCTGAGTCTTTGAGAGTTTGGGAAGAATTTCCAAAAGCTATGGAACTTGCTCTCACGGCAAGCCAGCTGAAACTCACTTACAATTTCAATAAACTATCTTCACTTTCAAATTCTAGAACAAGATTATTACCTCACCAAATTGAATCCACTTTCATCGTTGCCAATAGTTTAAAACCACGGTTTATTTTGGCTGATGAAGTTGGGCTTGGTAAAACAATCGAAGCTGGACTTGCAGTAAAGGAACTTATGTTCCGTCGTGGTCTCAAACGGGTTTTAGTCGTCGCTCCATCACCTCTTTTAGTCCAATGGCAACAAGAGATGAAAAACAAATTCAATGAGGAATTTGCTATTGTTCGTCGTCGAAATTTTGTTACGAATGGACCCGATCATTGGAGAAATTTTAATAAAATCATTACCTCCATCGACTTTATCAAAAATCCAAGGTATGCTGAAGAAATTTTAGGAACCAAGTGGGATATTGTTGTCTTTGATGAAGCCCATAGACTTCGTCGCGACTATTCAAAAATCACACGTGGATACTTATTTGCTGAAAAAATTGCACGTAAAACAGAATGTTTGCTCCTACTCACCGCTACGCCGTTTCGAGGAAAGTTAGAAGAGTTATTCTATCTCATGCACTTAGTGGATCCAAATATTTTAGGACCCTATCATACCTTTATCAATGACTATGTGGTAGGTCAAAAAGGGGATTTAAAAGAAAAGATTTCTAAGGTATTACTCCGCCGTCGTAAAGTCGAAGTAGGTGGTTTTACAAAACGTTTTGCCAAAACAGTTCGTATTGATCTGTCTCCCATTGAACGTGCATTTTACGATGAGACCACTGAATATGTAAAACGAGAATACAATATGGCAATGGGAACCAAAAACCGAGCGATTGGTTTTGTGATGGTTGTCTTTCAAAAATTATTGGATTCTTCCGTCATAGCACTCCTATCTGCCCTTCAAAAAAGAAAGTTTATGTTGGAATCCAAATTCCATTACATGAAAGAACACGAAACCAACTTAGATGATTGGGATCTGGATGAAACAGAAGGTGTTGAAGATTTTATAACAGAACTAGAAGACGAAGAGATGTCTAGTTTCCAAAGGATCAAACGTGAGTTATTCACACTCAATCGTTTGATTCATTTAGGGAAACAAATCAAAGAAGATAAAAAAACCCAAAAGTTAAAAGAAACTCTCTACCGTTTGAAGAAAGAAGGTCATAAAAAGTTTATCATCTTCACACAATTTCGAACCACACAAGATCATTTACAATCCGTTCTCGAACCTGATTTCAAAGTATCTCCTTTCCATGGTTCACTTAGTATGGATGAAAAAGAAGTCGCAATTCAAAAATTCAAAGAAGACTATGAAATTCTGATTTGTACAGAAGCTGGTGGAGAAGGGCGTAACTTACAATTTGCAAATATTTTATTCAACTACGATCTACCTTGGAGCCCATTAAAAATTGAACAAAGGATTGGAAGGATACATCGTTTTGGCCAAAAGGATAATGTATATATTTTCAACTTTGCGTCCAAAGACACAGTAGCGGAAAGAATCCTAGAAGTTCTCACAAACAAAATTCGTTTGTTTGAAGAATCCATTGGAGCATCTGACGATTTACTCGGCACAATTGAAGAAGAATTGGATTTTAATTCAAGTTTAATGAAGTTCGTAACAGGAACCAAAACCAAAGAAGAATTAGAAACAGAATTTGACTTACGTATCCAAGTAGCCCAAAAAGGATTCGAAAAACTGAATGCCCTTGTAACACCTAAAGTTTTAGATTTTAATTTAAAAGATTATTACGACCACACTTTAGAAGAAAGAGAATGGAATAACTATCACTTAGAAGAAGTGGTTTCCGAAGGTTCTAAATTTTTCCAAAATCAACTTCCAGGTTCATTGACCGTCACTGGAAAAGGAAGTTATGAATACAAAAACGCTGAAGGAAAAACCAAAAAAGCAACATTTGATTCTGACTTAGCTTTAACAAATGATTCACTTGAATTTATGGCTTTTGGTCATCCGTTTGTTGAAAAAGTAACCGAACTTCTAACACAAAGTAATGTTGGTCGAAAGAAAAAATATATTTTATCAAATAATCTTTCTCAAAAGATTTTATTCATTTTCCAAGTGGAATTTGAATTTTCTCTAAAACGCAAAGATTTATTCTTTATCGAATATGATTTAAAGAAAAAGAAATCTCTTGTTTTGTCAGAAAAACCAAAAGATTGGGTGGAAGGAAAAACTTACGTTCCGGAAAAAGAAATCCCACTTTCAAAACTCGAAGAAGCATTTATCCAATGTTTTCCAATCGTCGAATCAGAAGCAGAAATCAAAAAAGAAACATTGAGAAAAGAAACACTTTCAATTTTCCAAAAGGAAGAATATAAAGTGGAACTCTCGCATCAAAAAACTATCCGGCAGTTAGAAGAAAAACTTATGAGACAAGAAGCTGCTTATAAATGGGACAATCGTCCAGAAAAAAAAGCAGTCCTTCATAAAACCATGAAAGAAATCCAAAGAGCAAAAGACGAATATACTGTCGAAATGCGGAAAATCAAAAATGGAGCAAAAATTTTCCATAAGATCCAACTCTTCCAAACATACATCAGTATTTAA
- a CDS encoding dicarboxylate/amino acid:cation symporter, with amino-acid sequence MSFPKIAFWKQILISLVLGLVFGILLNPESGFVKSDQIKPYLSWLKLPGDIFLNLLQMIMVPLVIVSIALGVSSLKNLKDLWSLGSKTLVYFIFTTVVSVSIGILLTSLTKPGFKIQSNIQNQLTQSQMTSIEKKEKEETIPEIIANIIPKNIVNVWSKQQMLSIVFLGMILGVFFLTSKESGTTLKTFFYSLESFCLWVVSTAMKIAPLAVLGLMSYAMVQIGFSLVYGLLTYILTVLAGLFIILLFYSLMVFFFTKQNPFVFFNQIREIPILGFSTSSSSSVLPYSLKIAKEKLRLKESVADFVLPLGATINMDGTALYQAVATVFLSQVYQIELSSVDLFLLVGTVTAASIGTAATPGVGLVILSSILYTFHIPIEGITILFGVDRFLDMCRTSVNLTGDLSCAYIMDHIWKEEKQL; translated from the coding sequence ATGTCCTTCCCAAAAATAGCCTTCTGGAAACAAATTCTCATCTCTTTAGTGTTAGGTTTGGTTTTTGGAATTTTATTAAATCCAGAATCTGGCTTTGTAAAATCTGATCAAATCAAACCATATTTAAGTTGGTTAAAACTTCCAGGTGATATTTTTTTAAATCTATTACAAATGATCATGGTTCCCCTTGTGATCGTTTCGATTGCACTTGGAGTTTCGAGTTTAAAGAATCTGAAAGATCTTTGGAGTTTAGGTAGTAAAACCTTAGTTTATTTTATTTTTACTACTGTTGTTTCAGTAAGTATTGGGATTTTACTGACTTCGCTGACCAAACCCGGTTTCAAAATCCAATCCAATATTCAAAATCAATTGACACAAAGTCAGATGACTTCGATTGAAAAAAAAGAAAAGGAAGAAACGATTCCGGAAATCATCGCAAACATTATACCTAAAAATATCGTTAATGTTTGGTCCAAACAGCAGATGTTATCCATTGTATTCTTGGGAATGATTCTTGGAGTCTTTTTTCTGACTTCGAAAGAATCGGGTACTACACTCAAAACGTTTTTCTATTCTTTAGAAAGTTTTTGTTTATGGGTCGTTTCTACAGCAATGAAAATTGCACCACTTGCAGTATTAGGTCTTATGAGTTATGCAATGGTTCAAATTGGTTTTTCTTTGGTTTATGGACTTCTCACTTATATCCTGACTGTGTTAGCTGGACTTTTTATCATCCTTTTATTTTATTCTTTGATGGTGTTCTTTTTTACAAAGCAGAATCCTTTTGTATTTTTTAACCAAATCCGTGAAATACCGATTTTAGGATTTTCTACATCAAGTTCAAGTTCCGTGTTACCTTACTCATTAAAAATAGCCAAAGAGAAGTTAAGGTTAAAAGAATCAGTTGCCGATTTTGTTCTGCCACTTGGCGCCACCATCAATATGGATGGAACCGCATTGTACCAAGCAGTAGCCACAGTTTTTCTAAGTCAGGTGTACCAAATTGAATTAAGTTCAGTAGATTTGTTTTTGTTAGTTGGAACTGTTACAGCGGCTTCTATTGGTACGGCCGCAACACCTGGAGTAGGTCTTGTGATTTTATCTTCTATCCTATATACCTTTCACATTCCCATCGAAGGCATCACAATTCTTTTTGGTGTTGACCGGTTTTTAGATATGTGTAGAACTTCAGTAAATCTTACTGGTGATCTATCTTGCGCTTACATCATGGACCATATCTGGAAGGAAGAAAAACAATTATGA
- a CDS encoding Ig-like domain-containing protein, translating to MWKKFRIIFVFIFSTFQCIPEPSPSLLGVLILPLVTQTSGNFTIESTSPTNGSTGVSLTPTISIVMTQAIEPTSLNTNISCSPSCPSLTGGSSNRTITLTPTSALTSGVTYTITLNQNIQSIFGLTLGTNTSFSFTTL from the coding sequence ATGTGGAAAAAATTCAGAATCATATTCGTTTTTATTTTTTCTACTTTCCAATGTATACCTGAACCTTCGCCGTCCCTACTTGGCGTTCTCATCTTACCACTCGTCACACAAACATCTGGAAACTTTACCATTGAATCCACATCACCTACAAATGGATCAACTGGAGTCTCATTAACCCCAACCATTTCCATTGTGATGACACAAGCAATTGAACCAACTTCACTCAATACAAATATATCTTGTTCCCCTTCTTGCCCAAGTTTAACCGGAGGTTCTTCTAACAGAACCATCACTCTCACTCCAACAAGTGCTCTTACTTCAGGGGTGACCTATACGATCACACTCAACCAAAACATCCAATCCATCTTTGGCCTCACACTTGGGACCAATACCAGTTTTAGTTTCACCACACTCTAA
- a CDS encoding TRL-like family protein, whose translation MLLFINCLSIQIGNPSFTLLQNKGQSGWHSPGKIPVPSETYVESCTTNYFGLVSIGNASYDWVSKKNHFKEIHSLDHYYKNQYFFFQELCLRITGV comes from the coding sequence ATGTTGTTGTTCATAAATTGCCTCAGCATCCAAATTGGAAATCCTTCCTTCACTCTATTGCAAAATAAAGGTCAATCAGGTTGGCATTCCCCTGGAAAAATTCCAGTTCCGAGTGAAACCTACGTGGAATCTTGTACCACCAATTACTTTGGTCTAGTGAGCATTGGAAACGCAAGTTATGACTGGGTTTCCAAAAAAAACCATTTCAAAGAAATACATAGTTTGGATCATTATTATAAGAACCAATACTTCTTTTTCCAAGAACTTTGCCTTAGGATCACGGGTGTATGA
- a CDS encoding VWA domain-containing protein gives MFLEAKLEYPIIEKEEVQENHLLLRFRTPANPKVDERKPLVIGLAIDKSWSMKGEKMEAVIDASCALVNWLTRHDAVSIVAYSSDVQIIQPVTHLTEKVSVTDKIRNIQVATSTNLSGGWLSSLKSLTQSKIPNAYKRVLLLTDGNPTSGIKEKEALVGIANDHLAMGISTTTIGVGNDFNEEMLVEIAKAGGGNFYYIDNPEIASDIFFEEFGDIGALYAQAIDVELQMAPGVRLKQVLSETSHQVLEEFDEFLGDAKTISRQKINVQLGDLRADDLRNLVLRLEIDDRVHQTNIPFCEVNVSYYNLLKQNALETVKDSFVFERGQGKGKQDPDVLVEILIANATLGMKEITDFVKRGHIEDAKTMLFGLIQDIRNNLHFAPNALGSLLNRLLVLESKMTTKSDDLHKHFFMNSQMISKGPEKIDIKDVVVHNEIFEYHTVGDIDLYKCPEIKQLIEQKMAEGYRYMIFDFLHTSHIDSSAIGMVIQIVGWLRRRGGELVVTNIRDSVKKIFELTRLYNHIRVAEDLSSANEVLQRIVYANEGDEIV, from the coding sequence ATGTTTTTAGAAGCAAAATTGGAATACCCAATCATCGAAAAAGAGGAAGTACAAGAAAACCATTTGTTACTACGTTTTCGTACTCCTGCCAATCCAAAAGTGGATGAAAGAAAACCACTCGTGATTGGTCTCGCCATCGATAAAAGTTGGTCGATGAAAGGTGAAAAAATGGAAGCCGTCATTGATGCATCTTGTGCGTTAGTCAATTGGTTAACAAGGCATGATGCAGTATCGATTGTTGCCTATTCTTCCGATGTCCAAATCATTCAACCTGTCACCCACCTAACAGAAAAAGTATCCGTTACAGATAAAATACGAAATATTCAAGTCGCAACATCTACAAATTTGAGCGGAGGATGGTTATCTTCTTTAAAGAGTCTTACCCAATCCAAAATTCCAAATGCTTATAAACGTGTATTACTTTTAACCGATGGCAATCCAACTTCAGGAATTAAAGAAAAGGAAGCTCTTGTTGGGATAGCGAATGATCATTTGGCGATGGGCATTTCGACCACAACTATTGGTGTTGGAAACGATTTCAACGAAGAGATGTTAGTTGAAATTGCCAAGGCTGGGGGTGGAAATTTTTATTATATTGATAATCCTGAAATTGCATCAGATATTTTTTTTGAAGAATTTGGAGATATTGGAGCTCTTTATGCGCAAGCGATTGATGTAGAACTTCAAATGGCACCCGGTGTTCGTTTAAAACAAGTATTATCGGAAACTTCTCACCAAGTTTTGGAAGAATTTGATGAATTTTTAGGTGATGCCAAAACCATTTCAAGGCAAAAGATAAACGTTCAATTAGGTGACCTACGTGCCGACGATTTAAGGAATTTAGTGTTGCGACTAGAGATTGATGACCGAGTCCATCAAACCAATATTCCATTTTGTGAAGTGAATGTTTCTTACTATAATCTTTTGAAACAAAATGCATTGGAAACAGTAAAAGACTCATTTGTTTTTGAACGGGGACAAGGTAAAGGAAAACAAGATCCAGATGTTTTGGTGGAGATTTTAATTGCCAATGCAACATTAGGAATGAAGGAAATTACAGATTTTGTAAAACGAGGTCATATAGAAGACGCAAAAACAATGTTATTTGGTCTTATACAAGATATTCGTAATAATCTACATTTTGCTCCGAATGCACTCGGTTCACTACTCAATCGATTATTAGTTTTAGAATCTAAAATGACAACCAAGTCGGACGATTTACATAAACATTTTTTTATGAATTCTCAGATGATCTCTAAAGGACCTGAGAAAATAGATATAAAGGATGTTGTAGTTCACAATGAAATTTTTGAATACCATACAGTTGGTGACATCGATTTATACAAATGTCCGGAAATCAAACAGCTTATCGAACAAAAAATGGCTGAAGGATACCGTTATATGATTTTTGATTTTTTACATACTTCCCATATCGATTCCTCTGCGATTGGAATGGTAATACAAATCGTTGGTTGGTTAAGAAGGAGAGGAGGAGAACTGGTTGTCACAAATATCCGGGATTCAGTGAAAAAAATATTTGAGCTGACTCGGTTGTACAACCACATAAGAGTAGCAGAGGATTTGTCCTCTGCAAATGAAGTTTTACAGAGGATCGTGTATGCTAATGAAGGAGATGAAATTGTTTAG